One Scophthalmus maximus strain ysfricsl-2021 chromosome 9, ASM2237912v1, whole genome shotgun sequence genomic region harbors:
- the nipsnap3a gene encoding protein NipSnap homolog 3A → MLSIRRVLLRRSLRSAAQPQVHLSTGSQQQHKTFYEFRTYCIHPDQNSAFLKLTNEKIRLRTAHSELIGYWTVEYGGLNQVFHIWKYDSYSQRAAVRAALGRDPSWISEYISKALPMMSSQDNEVTYAVPWSHLQRPPQEGGVYELVSYQMRPGGPAVWGHAFQAAVTSHDAPGYGKLLGAFHNEFGQLNRVHALWWFESADQRADVRHASHTDSRVVVAVRDAVVHLHSQNNKLMFPCPFSPMK, encoded by the exons ATGTTGTCGATCAGAAGGGTTTTACTGAGACGATCTCTGAGATCAGCTGCTCAG cctcagGTGCACCTCTCAACCGGGtcccagcagcaacacaaaacaTTCTATGAGTTCCGCACCTACTGCATCCATCCAGACCAGAACTCCGCCTTCCTCAAACTGACCAATGAGAAGATCCGCCTGCGGACTGCCCACTCCGAGCTGATTGGATACTGGACTGTAGAGTATGGCGGCTTGAACCAGGTCTTCCATATATGGAAGTACG ACAGTTACTCTCAGCGGGCAGCGGTCCGGGCAGCCCTTGGTCGTGACCCCTCATGGATCTCAGAGTACATCTCTAAGGCTCTGCCGATGATGTCGTCTCAAGACAACGAGGTTACCTATGCAGTTCCCTGGAGCCACCTGCAGAGGCCGCCACAGGAAGGCG GCGTCTACGAGCTGGTTTCCTACCAGATGCGTCCGGGGGGTCCGGCGGTCTGGGGCCACGCTTTCCAGGCTGCTGTcacttcccatgatgcaccagGGTACGGCAAGCTACTGGGAGCTTTCCACAACGAATTCGGCCAATTGAACAGAg TTCATGCCCTCTGGTGGTTCGAGAGCGCCGACCAGCGAGCGGACGTGCGACACGCGTCTCACACCGACAGCCGAGTGGTCGTTGCAG tcaggGACGCCGTGGTCCATCTCCACTCTCAGAACAACAAACTCATGTTTCCATGTCCTTTCTCTCCCATGAAGTGA
- the rest gene encoding RE1-silencing transcription factor isoform X2, protein MAAQFSVDMFPVGVSLMEDGQSLSDMPRNTLPAPQLVMLANVAAVAAGEGGGGCDGSTADEKEMMELKTVGCSYSDSEDESVISYDNQNHREVCIVEYPESPSPVDAVVVNGNDVGTEEEVEGDKAEDLSGRPRLRPPTSTKIPQQVPECKDGSAGVTEGVKKKKPFHCKPCHFQAQNEQEFVEHLGTHSISKMMVVNRVEGRSKTRTKEAETPESQPPPGGERDGSEEAAAGDIKGLIRCERCGYNTNRYDHYIAHLKHHSKEGEDHRVFKCTLCPYTTVSQYHWRKHLRNHFPSKLHTCSQCSYFSDRKSNYIQHIRTHTGVRPFQCLYCDYSSSQKTHLTRHMRTHSGERPFKCESCNYLAANQHEVTRHARQVHNGPKPLSCPYCDYKTADRSNFKKHVELHLNPRQFLCPLCKYAASKKCNLQYHIKSRHSGCNVSVDVSKVKLRVKKPGPDGAEETSDTRVSKFDNSSSAEDDFDMDEEDEEEEVVDSSPINLSIRKSSRPNIAQPLQSETPDKAQRKSNVHSEKEKLSKAKDKMEPERKVSTRQKKTEKVNENSAVKETRTETTAAGITDGKVKRRVKKLLAVKPTVQDQAEEPVSPKEQAKTEKSDQTRSKQERTVRQKVAKEEEKSKPEKEMEPQENKSLSKLRKSASKKSEKTTEQVEETQQKPESHDRNQKEKVVKQKAAKRKAGEALDLSRSSETPFKVRRMKAAEKLKPKPASDEDNKAADVKSNRTTPVRQKTTRNSNKKVSGLQLPGGPAADKTSASGRSTEAPGDETSASGRSTEGPGDETSASGRSNEAPGDETSASGRSTEAPGDETSASGRSTEAPGDERMLTTNPEPKETPTDETRSTLDRPSEKTEGSPPCNSPTEDRPAPTFLKPTSPPSLVLPTQRIKPADPEDDEGIHSSHEGGSDISDSASEGSDDSGLNGARSGKMPNDPETPTDEIPTPTELKSHMCIFCDRTFPLEVEYRRHLNRHLVNVYYMSDTRGQK, encoded by the exons ATGGCCGCTCAGTTCTCAGTGGACATGTTTCCCGTGGGCGTGTCTCTGATGGAGGACGGTCAGAGTCTGAGCGACATGCCGAGGAACACGCTGCCCGCCCCTCAGCTGGTGATGCTGGCCAACGTGGCGGCCGTGGCGGCGGGAGAGGGCGGTGGCGGCTGTGACGGCAGCACGGCTGACGAGAAGGAGATGATGGAGCTGAAGACGGTGGGATGCAGCTACTCGGACAGCGAGGACGAGAGCGTCATCAG CTACGACAACCAGAACCACAGAGAGGTCTGCATCGTGGAGTATCCAGAGTCTCCGAGCCCCGTCGATGCCGTGGTTGTCAATGGTAACGATGTGGGGACGGAAGAGGAGGTCGAGGGAGACAAAGCTGAAGACCTCTCCGGCCGCCCTCGGCTCCGCCCCCCCACCAGCACCAAAATACCTCAGCAGGTCCCCGAATGTAAAGACGGTTCGGCCGGCGTGACGGAGggcgtgaagaagaagaaaccttTCCACTGTAAACCGTGTCACTTCCAGGCCCAGAACGAGCAGGAGTTTGTAGAACATCTGGGGACACACAGCATCAGCAAGATGATGGTGGTGAACCGGGTGGAGGGGCGCAGCAAGACCAGGACCAAGGAGGCCGAAACACCCGAGTCCCAGCCGCCGCCAGGGGGCGAGAGGGACGGCAGCGAGGAGGCCGCAGCAGGAGACATCAAAGGGCTGATCAGGTGTGAACGGTGCGGATACAACACCAACAGATACGACCACTACATCGCCCACCTGAAGCACCATAGCAAGGAGGGGGAAGACCACAG ggtGTTCAAGTGCACTCTGTGTCCGTACACCACCGTCAGTCAGTACCACTGGAGGAAACACCTGAGGAATCACTTCCCCAGCAAACTGCACACCTGCAGCCAGTGTTCCTACTTCTCCGACCGCAAGAGCAACTACATCCAGCACATCCGGACGCACACAG GTGTCCGTCCCTTCCAGTGTCTGTACTGCGACTACTCCAGCTCACAGAAGACCCACCTGACCCGACACATGAGGACTCACTCAG GGGAGCGTCCGTTCAAGTGTGAGAGCTGCAATTACCTGGCAGCCAATCAGCACGAGGTGACCCGCCACGCCCGGCAGGTCCACAACGGGCCCAAACCGCTCTCCTGCCCCTACTGCGACTACAAGACGGCCGACCGCAGCAACTTCAAGAAGCACGTGGAACTCCACCTCAACCCCCGACAATTCCTCTGTCCACTCTGCAAGTACGCCGCCTCCAAGAAGTGCAACCTGCAGTACCACATCAAGTCCCGGCACTCGGGGTGCAACGTCTCCGTGGACGTCTCCAAAGTCAAACTACGCGTCAAGAAGCCCGGTCCTGACGGCGCAGAAGAAACCTCAGACACCAGAGTGAGCAAGTTTGACAACTCCTCCAGCGCGGAGGACGATTTTGACATggacgaagaggacgaggaggaggaggtggtggactCGAGCCCAATCAACCTGTCCATCAGAAAGAGCAGCAGGCCCAACATCGCCCAACCGCTGCAGAGTGAAACTCCAGACAAGGCTCAGAGGAAATCCAACGTCCATTCTGAGAAAGAGAAACTGTCAAAGGCAAAGGATAAGATGGAACCAGAGAGAAAAGTCTCAACACggcagaagaagacagagaaggtCAACGAGAACTCCGCTGTTAAAGAAACTCGGACAGAGACGACAGCTGCAGGAATTACAGACGGGAAGGTGAAGAGACGAGTGAAGAAGCTGCTGGCAGTGAAACCAACTGTCCAGGACCAAGCAGAAGAACCCGTATCCCCAAAAGAGCAAGCGAAGACGGAGAAATCTGACCAAACAAGATCCAAACAGGAAAGAACAGTGAGGCAGAAGGTGgcgaaagaggaagagaagtcGAAGCCTGAGAAGGAAATGGAACCGCAGGAGAACAAAAGCCTCAGCAAGCTCAGGAAGTCGGCATCAAAGAAGTCAGAGAAAACTACAGAACAGGTGGAAGAAACTCAACAGAAACCAGAGAGTCATGATAGAAACCAAAAGGAAAAGGTGGTTAAACAAAAGGCTGCAAAGAGGAAAGCAGGGGAGGCGTTAGATCTCTCCAGATCATCTGAGACGCCGTTCAAGGTCCGGCGAATGAAGGCTGCTGAGAAGCTGAAGCCAAAACCTGCTTCAGACGAAGACAACAAGGCCGCTGACGTCAAGTCCAACAGGACGACACCAGTCAGGCAGAAGACGACCAGGAACTCCAACAAGAAAGTCTCAGGCCTTCAGCTGCCTGGGGGTCCAGCTGCAGACAAGACGTCGGCCAGCGGTCGGTCCACCGAGGCTCCAGGAGACGAGACGTCGGCCAGCGGTCGGTCCACCGAGGGTCCAGGAGACGAGACTTCGGCCAGCGGTCGGTCCAACGAGGCTCCAGGAGACGAGACGTCGGCCAGCGGTCGGTCCACCGAGGCTCCAGGAGACGAGACGTCGGCCAGCGGTCGGTCCACTGAGGCTCCAGGAGATGAGCGGATGCTCACCACGAACCCAGAGCCAAAGGAAACACCCACTGATGAGACGAGATCGACTCTGGACAGACCCTCAGAGAAGACAGAAGGTTCCCCCCCCTGTAACTCTCCGACTGAGGACCGTCCTGCTCCGACCTTCCTCAAACCCACGTCGCCGCCTTCTCTGGTGCTTCCCACCCAGAGAATCAAACCCGCTGACCCCGAGGACGACGAGGGGATTCACAGCAGCCACGAAGGGGGAAGTGATATCAGCGACAGCGCCTCCGAAGGCAGCGACGACTCTGGCCTCAACGGCGCCAGGTCAGGGAAGATGCCCAACGACCCCGAAACGCCCACCGACGAGATCCCGACACCGACGGAGCTCAAGAGTCACATGTGCATCTTTTGTGACCGCACGTTCCCCCTGGAGGTGGAGTACCGCCGGCACCTGAACCGGCACCTGGTCAACGTCTACTACATGAGCGACACCAGAGGACAGAAGTGA
- the rest gene encoding RE1-silencing transcription factor isoform X1 — MAAQFSVDMFPVGVSLMEDGQSLSDMPRNTLPAPQLVMLANVAAVAAGEGGGGCDGSTADEKEMMELKTVGCSYSDSEDESVIRYSYDNQNHREVCIVEYPESPSPVDAVVVNGNDVGTEEEVEGDKAEDLSGRPRLRPPTSTKIPQQVPECKDGSAGVTEGVKKKKPFHCKPCHFQAQNEQEFVEHLGTHSISKMMVVNRVEGRSKTRTKEAETPESQPPPGGERDGSEEAAAGDIKGLIRCERCGYNTNRYDHYIAHLKHHSKEGEDHRVFKCTLCPYTTVSQYHWRKHLRNHFPSKLHTCSQCSYFSDRKSNYIQHIRTHTGVRPFQCLYCDYSSSQKTHLTRHMRTHSGERPFKCESCNYLAANQHEVTRHARQVHNGPKPLSCPYCDYKTADRSNFKKHVELHLNPRQFLCPLCKYAASKKCNLQYHIKSRHSGCNVSVDVSKVKLRVKKPGPDGAEETSDTRVSKFDNSSSAEDDFDMDEEDEEEEVVDSSPINLSIRKSSRPNIAQPLQSETPDKAQRKSNVHSEKEKLSKAKDKMEPERKVSTRQKKTEKVNENSAVKETRTETTAAGITDGKVKRRVKKLLAVKPTVQDQAEEPVSPKEQAKTEKSDQTRSKQERTVRQKVAKEEEKSKPEKEMEPQENKSLSKLRKSASKKSEKTTEQVEETQQKPESHDRNQKEKVVKQKAAKRKAGEALDLSRSSETPFKVRRMKAAEKLKPKPASDEDNKAADVKSNRTTPVRQKTTRNSNKKVSGLQLPGGPAADKTSASGRSTEAPGDETSASGRSTEGPGDETSASGRSNEAPGDETSASGRSTEAPGDETSASGRSTEAPGDERMLTTNPEPKETPTDETRSTLDRPSEKTEGSPPCNSPTEDRPAPTFLKPTSPPSLVLPTQRIKPADPEDDEGIHSSHEGGSDISDSASEGSDDSGLNGARSGKMPNDPETPTDEIPTPTELKSHMCIFCDRTFPLEVEYRRHLNRHLVNVYYMSDTRGQK, encoded by the exons ATGGCCGCTCAGTTCTCAGTGGACATGTTTCCCGTGGGCGTGTCTCTGATGGAGGACGGTCAGAGTCTGAGCGACATGCCGAGGAACACGCTGCCCGCCCCTCAGCTGGTGATGCTGGCCAACGTGGCGGCCGTGGCGGCGGGAGAGGGCGGTGGCGGCTGTGACGGCAGCACGGCTGACGAGAAGGAGATGATGGAGCTGAAGACGGTGGGATGCAGCTACTCGGACAGCGAGGACGAGAGCGTCATCAG GTACAGCTACGACAACCAGAACCACAGAGAGGTCTGCATCGTGGAGTATCCAGAGTCTCCGAGCCCCGTCGATGCCGTGGTTGTCAATGGTAACGATGTGGGGACGGAAGAGGAGGTCGAGGGAGACAAAGCTGAAGACCTCTCCGGCCGCCCTCGGCTCCGCCCCCCCACCAGCACCAAAATACCTCAGCAGGTCCCCGAATGTAAAGACGGTTCGGCCGGCGTGACGGAGggcgtgaagaagaagaaaccttTCCACTGTAAACCGTGTCACTTCCAGGCCCAGAACGAGCAGGAGTTTGTAGAACATCTGGGGACACACAGCATCAGCAAGATGATGGTGGTGAACCGGGTGGAGGGGCGCAGCAAGACCAGGACCAAGGAGGCCGAAACACCCGAGTCCCAGCCGCCGCCAGGGGGCGAGAGGGACGGCAGCGAGGAGGCCGCAGCAGGAGACATCAAAGGGCTGATCAGGTGTGAACGGTGCGGATACAACACCAACAGATACGACCACTACATCGCCCACCTGAAGCACCATAGCAAGGAGGGGGAAGACCACAG ggtGTTCAAGTGCACTCTGTGTCCGTACACCACCGTCAGTCAGTACCACTGGAGGAAACACCTGAGGAATCACTTCCCCAGCAAACTGCACACCTGCAGCCAGTGTTCCTACTTCTCCGACCGCAAGAGCAACTACATCCAGCACATCCGGACGCACACAG GTGTCCGTCCCTTCCAGTGTCTGTACTGCGACTACTCCAGCTCACAGAAGACCCACCTGACCCGACACATGAGGACTCACTCAG GGGAGCGTCCGTTCAAGTGTGAGAGCTGCAATTACCTGGCAGCCAATCAGCACGAGGTGACCCGCCACGCCCGGCAGGTCCACAACGGGCCCAAACCGCTCTCCTGCCCCTACTGCGACTACAAGACGGCCGACCGCAGCAACTTCAAGAAGCACGTGGAACTCCACCTCAACCCCCGACAATTCCTCTGTCCACTCTGCAAGTACGCCGCCTCCAAGAAGTGCAACCTGCAGTACCACATCAAGTCCCGGCACTCGGGGTGCAACGTCTCCGTGGACGTCTCCAAAGTCAAACTACGCGTCAAGAAGCCCGGTCCTGACGGCGCAGAAGAAACCTCAGACACCAGAGTGAGCAAGTTTGACAACTCCTCCAGCGCGGAGGACGATTTTGACATggacgaagaggacgaggaggaggaggtggtggactCGAGCCCAATCAACCTGTCCATCAGAAAGAGCAGCAGGCCCAACATCGCCCAACCGCTGCAGAGTGAAACTCCAGACAAGGCTCAGAGGAAATCCAACGTCCATTCTGAGAAAGAGAAACTGTCAAAGGCAAAGGATAAGATGGAACCAGAGAGAAAAGTCTCAACACggcagaagaagacagagaaggtCAACGAGAACTCCGCTGTTAAAGAAACTCGGACAGAGACGACAGCTGCAGGAATTACAGACGGGAAGGTGAAGAGACGAGTGAAGAAGCTGCTGGCAGTGAAACCAACTGTCCAGGACCAAGCAGAAGAACCCGTATCCCCAAAAGAGCAAGCGAAGACGGAGAAATCTGACCAAACAAGATCCAAACAGGAAAGAACAGTGAGGCAGAAGGTGgcgaaagaggaagagaagtcGAAGCCTGAGAAGGAAATGGAACCGCAGGAGAACAAAAGCCTCAGCAAGCTCAGGAAGTCGGCATCAAAGAAGTCAGAGAAAACTACAGAACAGGTGGAAGAAACTCAACAGAAACCAGAGAGTCATGATAGAAACCAAAAGGAAAAGGTGGTTAAACAAAAGGCTGCAAAGAGGAAAGCAGGGGAGGCGTTAGATCTCTCCAGATCATCTGAGACGCCGTTCAAGGTCCGGCGAATGAAGGCTGCTGAGAAGCTGAAGCCAAAACCTGCTTCAGACGAAGACAACAAGGCCGCTGACGTCAAGTCCAACAGGACGACACCAGTCAGGCAGAAGACGACCAGGAACTCCAACAAGAAAGTCTCAGGCCTTCAGCTGCCTGGGGGTCCAGCTGCAGACAAGACGTCGGCCAGCGGTCGGTCCACCGAGGCTCCAGGAGACGAGACGTCGGCCAGCGGTCGGTCCACCGAGGGTCCAGGAGACGAGACTTCGGCCAGCGGTCGGTCCAACGAGGCTCCAGGAGACGAGACGTCGGCCAGCGGTCGGTCCACCGAGGCTCCAGGAGACGAGACGTCGGCCAGCGGTCGGTCCACTGAGGCTCCAGGAGATGAGCGGATGCTCACCACGAACCCAGAGCCAAAGGAAACACCCACTGATGAGACGAGATCGACTCTGGACAGACCCTCAGAGAAGACAGAAGGTTCCCCCCCCTGTAACTCTCCGACTGAGGACCGTCCTGCTCCGACCTTCCTCAAACCCACGTCGCCGCCTTCTCTGGTGCTTCCCACCCAGAGAATCAAACCCGCTGACCCCGAGGACGACGAGGGGATTCACAGCAGCCACGAAGGGGGAAGTGATATCAGCGACAGCGCCTCCGAAGGCAGCGACGACTCTGGCCTCAACGGCGCCAGGTCAGGGAAGATGCCCAACGACCCCGAAACGCCCACCGACGAGATCCCGACACCGACGGAGCTCAAGAGTCACATGTGCATCTTTTGTGACCGCACGTTCCCCCTGGAGGTGGAGTACCGCCGGCACCTGAACCGGCACCTGGTCAACGTCTACTACATGAGCGACACCAGAGGACAGAAGTGA
- the LOC118320056 gene encoding nitric oxide-associated protein 1-like isoform X1 has product MSQLVQVFVRRLLWRTLSRRVSAAAPGPGPGPGTGRGLIRQLSSRDRGRVRICTVDPNLEEQFVFVDCTDPEGDPHQEERDLLHQLSVAAPPPPVPPQNHLRSLEHQLQVLRGGAQREADPDSGIQFRDVDFPLDENLVAANTQKKKKKKKKAADKGEHRVVGTPDLDEPVSDTDCSGCGAVLHCAAVQVPGYLPSEKYKVLLQDGRLRGATCQRCHLLTHHHKALNLQVSRDQYRAVVEQIRPHWALVLLVVDLLDLPDSIVPALPELVGTNKHVVVLGNKIDLLPGDSPGYLRRIKLQLAQYCQEAGFGGQVTEVHLVSAKTGYGVETLISSLQKSWKYQGDVYLVGSANAGKSTLFNTLLESDYCKSKASDLVHRATISPWPGTTLNLLKFPIINPTPQRMFRRQERLKEAQRQMGDELLQDELSQDEQRRLRRLSREAYLVGRVGRTFRVDVRSGPDEIQFDPDCLAFGEHEDGVAPVTGVSRTPEEFTYNELKDAQWLYDTPGIMKEDDILSLLNEREVMSVVPTQAIVPRTFVLKPGTSLFVGGVARIDFLQGQRSCWFSVMASSRVPVHISSLDKAQSVYEKHAGHVLLGVPMGGSERMKEFPPLVPQEFRLEGRGHLEAAADIKLSSAGWVAVTAVEGDEVLLRVHGPGSAGFSLRTPPLLPHVVSLKGERIRKSAAYKPIKPAALKDRGTARLQGKRK; this is encoded by the exons ATGTCTCAGCTGGTCCAGGTGTTTGTCCGCCGGCTGCTGTGGAGGACTCTGTCCCGCCGGGTCTCCGCTGCGgcaccgggaccgggaccgggaccgggaaCAGGTCGAGGTCTGATCCGgcagctcagcagcagagaCCGAGGCAGAGTCCGGATCTGCACCGTGGACCCGAACCTGGAGGAACAGTTCGTGTTTGTGGACTGTACAG ATCCTGAGGGGGACCCCcatcaggaggagagagacctgctccaccagctgagtgtggccgccccccccccccctgtccccccTCAGAACCACCTGAGGTCTCTGGAGCATCAGCTGCAGGTGTTGAGGGGCGGGGCCCAGCGGGAGGCGGACCCGGACTCTGGGATCCAGTTCCGGGACGTGGACTTCCCTCTGGACGAAAACCTTGTGGCTGCAAAtacccagaagaagaagaagaagaagaagaaggcggcaGATAAAGGTGAGCACCGGGTCGTCGGGACTCCGGACCTGGACGAGCCAGTCAGCGACACCGACTGCTCGGGCTGCGGCGCCGTGCTGCACTGCGCCGCCGTCCAGGTGCCAGGTTACCTGCCCAGTGAGAAGTACAAAGTTCTGCTGCAGGACGGGCGACTGAGGGGGGCCACCTGCCAACGCTGCCACCTGCTCACCCACCACCACAAGGCCCTGAACCTGCAGGTGTCCAGGGACCAGTACCGGGCCGTGGTGGAGCAGATCCGCCCCCACTGGGCCCTGGTGCTGCTCGTCGTCGACCTGCTTGACCTCCCCGATTCCATCGTCCCCGCCCTGCCCGAGCTGGTAGGCACCAACAAACACGTGGTCGTCCTCGGCAACAAGATCGACCTGCTGCCCGGCGACTCGCCCGGCTACCTGCGGCGCATCAAGCTCCAGCTGGCCCAGTACTGCCAGGAGGCGGGCTTCGGGGGCCAGGTCACCGAAGTCCACCTCGTCAGCGCCAAGACCGGCTACGGTGTCGAGACCCTGATCTCCAGCCTACAGAAGTCCTGGAAGTACCAAGGTGACGTTTACCTGGTGGGCAGTGCCAACGCCGGGAAGTCGACTCTCTTCAACACGCTGCTGGAGTCCGACTACTGCAAGTCCAAGGCCTCGGATCTGGTCCACAGGGCCACGATCTCTCCCTGGCCCG GGACGACTCTGAACCTGCTGAAGTTTCCCATCATCAACCCGACGCCGCAGCGGATGTTCAGACGCCAGGAGCGCCTGAAGGAAGCACAGCGACAGATGGGGGACGAGCTGTTGCAGGACGAGCTGTCGCAGGACGAGCAGCGGAGACTGAGACGCCTCAGCAGGGAGGCTTACCTCGTgg GTCGTGTTGGCAGAACGTTCCGGGTTGACGTCCGGTCAGGACCGGATGAGATCCAGTTTGATCCCGACTGTTTGGCTTTTGGGGAACATGAGGACGGAGTGGCGCCAGTGACCG GGGTAAGCAGGACGCCAGAGGAGTTCACCTACAACGAGCTGAAGGACGCTCAGTGGCTGTACGACACCCCGGGGATCATGAAGGAGGACGAC ATCCTCAGCCTGTTGAATGAACGGGAAGTGATGTCAGTGGTTCCCACTCAGGCCATCGTCCCGCGGACATTTGTGCTGAAGCCCGGTACCAGTCTGTTTGTGGGGGGCGTGGCCAGGATCGACTTCCTGCAG GGTCAGAGGTCCTGCTGGTTCTCTGTCATGGCCTCGAGTCGAGTCCCGGTTCACATTAGCAGCCTGGACAAAGCTCAGAGTGTTTATGAGAAGCACGCGGGACACGTCCTGCTGGGG gtgcccATGGGCGGGTCGGAGCGTATGAAGGAGTTTCCGCCGTTGGTTCCTCAGGAGTTCAGGTTGGAGGGTCGAGGTCACCTGGAGGCCGCGGCCGATATCAAGCTGTCGTCTGCAG GTTGGGTGGCGGTGACTGCAGTGGAAGGTGACGAGGTGTTGCTGAGGGTTCACGGTCCTGGGTCGGCAGGTTTCAGTCTCAGGACGCCGCCGCTACTTCCTCACGTCGTCTCTCTGAAAGGAGAACGCATCAGGAAGTCCGCCGCCTACAAACCCATAAAACCAGCGGCGCTGAAGGACAGAGGAACGGCGAGGCTgcaggggaagaggaagtga
- the LOC118320056 gene encoding nitric oxide-associated protein 1-like isoform X2, with the protein MSQLVQVFVRRLLWRTLSRRVSAAAPGPGPGPGTGRGLIRQLSSRDRGRVRICTVDPNLEEQFVFVDCTDPEGDPHQEERDLLHQLSVAAPPPPVPPQNHLRSLEHQLQVLRGGAQREADPDSGIQFRDVDFPLDENLVAANTQKKKKKKKKAADKGEHRVVGTPDLDEPVSDTDCSGCGAVLHCAAVQVPGYLPSEKYKVLLQDGRLRGATCQRCHLLTHHHKALNLQVSRDQYRAVVEQIRPHWALVLLVVDLLDLPDSIVPALPELVGTNKHVVVLGNKIDLLPGDSPGYLRRIKLQLAQYCQEAGFGGQVTEVHLVSAKTGYGVETLISSLQKSWKYQGDVYLVGSANAGKSTLFNTLLESDYCKSKASDLVHRATISPWPGTTLNLLKFPIINPTPQRMFRRQERLKEAQRQMGDELLQDELSQDEQRRLRRLSREAYLVGRVGRTFRVDVRSGPDEIQFDPDCLAFGEHEDGVAPVTGVSRTPEEFTYNELKDAQWLYDTPGIMKEDDILSLLNEREVMSVVPTQAIVPRTFVLKPGTSLFVGGVARIDFLQGQRSCWFSVMASSRVPVHISSLDKAQSVYEKHAGHVLLGVRSGAHGRVGAYEGVSAVGSSGVQVGGSRSPGGRGRYQAVVCRLGGGDCSGR; encoded by the exons ATGTCTCAGCTGGTCCAGGTGTTTGTCCGCCGGCTGCTGTGGAGGACTCTGTCCCGCCGGGTCTCCGCTGCGgcaccgggaccgggaccgggaccgggaaCAGGTCGAGGTCTGATCCGgcagctcagcagcagagaCCGAGGCAGAGTCCGGATCTGCACCGTGGACCCGAACCTGGAGGAACAGTTCGTGTTTGTGGACTGTACAG ATCCTGAGGGGGACCCCcatcaggaggagagagacctgctccaccagctgagtgtggccgccccccccccccctgtccccccTCAGAACCACCTGAGGTCTCTGGAGCATCAGCTGCAGGTGTTGAGGGGCGGGGCCCAGCGGGAGGCGGACCCGGACTCTGGGATCCAGTTCCGGGACGTGGACTTCCCTCTGGACGAAAACCTTGTGGCTGCAAAtacccagaagaagaagaagaagaagaagaaggcggcaGATAAAGGTGAGCACCGGGTCGTCGGGACTCCGGACCTGGACGAGCCAGTCAGCGACACCGACTGCTCGGGCTGCGGCGCCGTGCTGCACTGCGCCGCCGTCCAGGTGCCAGGTTACCTGCCCAGTGAGAAGTACAAAGTTCTGCTGCAGGACGGGCGACTGAGGGGGGCCACCTGCCAACGCTGCCACCTGCTCACCCACCACCACAAGGCCCTGAACCTGCAGGTGTCCAGGGACCAGTACCGGGCCGTGGTGGAGCAGATCCGCCCCCACTGGGCCCTGGTGCTGCTCGTCGTCGACCTGCTTGACCTCCCCGATTCCATCGTCCCCGCCCTGCCCGAGCTGGTAGGCACCAACAAACACGTGGTCGTCCTCGGCAACAAGATCGACCTGCTGCCCGGCGACTCGCCCGGCTACCTGCGGCGCATCAAGCTCCAGCTGGCCCAGTACTGCCAGGAGGCGGGCTTCGGGGGCCAGGTCACCGAAGTCCACCTCGTCAGCGCCAAGACCGGCTACGGTGTCGAGACCCTGATCTCCAGCCTACAGAAGTCCTGGAAGTACCAAGGTGACGTTTACCTGGTGGGCAGTGCCAACGCCGGGAAGTCGACTCTCTTCAACACGCTGCTGGAGTCCGACTACTGCAAGTCCAAGGCCTCGGATCTGGTCCACAGGGCCACGATCTCTCCCTGGCCCG GGACGACTCTGAACCTGCTGAAGTTTCCCATCATCAACCCGACGCCGCAGCGGATGTTCAGACGCCAGGAGCGCCTGAAGGAAGCACAGCGACAGATGGGGGACGAGCTGTTGCAGGACGAGCTGTCGCAGGACGAGCAGCGGAGACTGAGACGCCTCAGCAGGGAGGCTTACCTCGTgg GTCGTGTTGGCAGAACGTTCCGGGTTGACGTCCGGTCAGGACCGGATGAGATCCAGTTTGATCCCGACTGTTTGGCTTTTGGGGAACATGAGGACGGAGTGGCGCCAGTGACCG GGGTAAGCAGGACGCCAGAGGAGTTCACCTACAACGAGCTGAAGGACGCTCAGTGGCTGTACGACACCCCGGGGATCATGAAGGAGGACGAC ATCCTCAGCCTGTTGAATGAACGGGAAGTGATGTCAGTGGTTCCCACTCAGGCCATCGTCCCGCGGACATTTGTGCTGAAGCCCGGTACCAGTCTGTTTGTGGGGGGCGTGGCCAGGATCGACTTCCTGCAG GGTCAGAGGTCCTGCTGGTTCTCTGTCATGGCCTCGAGTCGAGTCCCGGTTCACATTAGCAGCCTGGACAAAGCTCAGAGTGTTTATGAGAAGCACGCGGGACACGTCCTGCTGGGG gtgcgttcaggtgcccATGGGCGGGTCGGAGCGTATGAAGGAGTTTCCGCCGTTGGTTCCTCAGGAGTTCAGGTTGGAGGGTCGAGGTCACCTGGAGGCCGCGGCCGATATCAAGCTGTCGTCTGCAG GTTGGGTGGCGGTGACTGCAGTGGAAGGTGA